The following are from one region of the Lodderomyces elongisporus chromosome 7, complete sequence genome:
- the FGR2 gene encoding Inorganic phosphate transporter has product MSSDLEKTQTHQSPSIINVDPGEEKIIPDVAESFVSSTLASNDALYNLQDDVLTKKMKLINDAIDEIGFTPYHLKLFFLNGMGYWTDTQLTYLESSVRTFINYQFGYKFPVSNELLAVGLLVGAVFWGFSADLIGRKVAFNLSLILSGLFTILTGAMNSMASYCIFVFLSCFAAGGNLVLDTCIFLEYLPHKNQWLLTFFAFFWGIGQVIAVGISFGFLPGNSCEGPDNCPSHENRGWRYVYYTNGAMVLFMSFLRLTVVNLKETPKFLVSNNRDKEAIASLHHIAEKYKRPCSLTLEDLEQLGPIQINDDYRKQSYKGLFTLVKHHITILFATPKLARSTSLVFISWLLLGISYPLYSSFLPQYLASRGANISAPDVHGVYRDALISNTVSMGGPIIAGALLYFFPILGRRGVLCIGGISSMAFLFGYTQVKTRQQNVALSSISFATMYIYYAALYAYTPEVMPSAARATGNALAIACTRVATIVVPLIAYYSNTASSVPIWICGAFVGVIGFLALLFPFEPSKHRVV; this is encoded by the coding sequence ATGTCTTctgatttggaaaaaaccCAGACTCATCAATCTCCTTCCATTATTAACGTTGATCCCGGGGAGGAGAAAATTATCCCAGACGTTGCCGAATCATTTGTATCATCAACCTTAGCAAGCAACGACGCATTGTACAACCTTCAAGATGACGTACTcacaaaaaagatgaaactTATCAATGATGCTATCGACGAGATTGGGTTCACCCCATACCActtgaaattgtttttcctcAACGGAATGGGGTACTGGACAGACACACAGTTGACATATTTAGAAAGTTCTGTGCGTACATTCATCAACTACCAATTTGGATACAAGTTCCCCGTTTCTAACGAATTGCTCGCTGTTGGATTATTAGTTGGGGCCGTATTTTGGGGGTTTTCCGCAGATCTTATCGGGAGAAAAGTGGCATTCAACTTGTCATTGATCTTGAGTGGACTATTCACTATATTAACCGGAGCAATGAACTCAATGGCTTCCTATTGTATATTTGTGTTTCTCTCATGCTTTGCCGCTGGTGGCAACTTGGTTCTTGATACATGTATCTTTTTGGAATACTTGCCCCATAAAAACCAATGGCTCTTGACATTTTTTGCATTCTTTTGGGGAATAGGTCAAGTCATTGCCGTTGGCATCTCATTTGGATTCTTGCCTGGAAATTCTTGCGAAGGGCCAGATAACTGTCCATCGCATGAGAATAGAGGGTGGAGGTATGTTTATTATACCAATGGTGCAATGGTGTTGTTTATGAGCTTCTTGAGATTAACCGTGGTAAACTTAAAAGAAACTCCAAAATTCCTCGTCTCCAACAATAGAGACAAAGAAGCCATTGCCTCTTTACACCATATTGCGGAAAAATACAAGCGACCTTGCTCATTGACGCTTGAAGATCTTGAGCAATTGGGACCGATTCAAATCAATGATGACtatagaaaacaaagctACAAGGGTTTATTCACACTCGTTAAGCATCACATTACTATCCTTTTTGCCACACCAAAACTTGCTCGTTCTACATCACTAGTGTTTATCTCGTGGCTCTTGCTAGGTATATCATACCCACTTTACTCCTCATTTTTGCCACAATACTTGGCTTCGCGTGGTGCTAATATCTCCGCGCCAGACGTCCATGGAGTTTATCGAGACGCATTGATCTCCAATACAGTGTCAATGGGTGGTCCCATAATCGCTGGTGCACTCTTGTATTTCTTCCCCATCTTGGGCCGTCGTGGTGTCTTGTGCATAGGCGGAATAAGCTCAATGGCATTTTTGTTTGGGTACACGCAAGTCAAGACCCGTCAACAAAACGTCGCCTTGTCTTCGATaagttttgcaacaatGTATATCTATTACGCGGCGTTATATGCCTACACACCAGAGGTGATGCCATCTGCAGCAAGAGCCACGGGTAACGCATTGGCAATAGCATGCACCAGAGTCGCAACAATTGTCGTTCCCTTGATAGCATACTATTCAAACACAGCAAGCTCGGTGCCAATTTGGATATGCGGTGCTTTTGTAGGAGTGATTGGGTTCTTAGCCCTCTTGTTCCCCTTTGAGCCGAGCAAGCACAGAGTTGTGTAA
- a CDS encoding uncharacterized protein (BUSCO:EOG09262SWJ) encodes MPSKVYNEEDMEAIGSDVIPDSQINYNDAIAYWSSVPASVNGVLGGFGEQTAVPKADIVGSSTFLRKLATRMACPDNQTKYTIDMGAGIGRITRDLLWKISDKVDLLEPVKPFVDQMDRELADVAKRGKLGQIYPIGMQDWQPDKQYWLVWCQWCVGQLPDDALVEFWTRCRNALMENGTMIVKENIAPGEEDIFDDTDSSVTRTDAKFRDLFVKAGFKLIASDIQKGLPKELFPVRIYCLKVAT; translated from the coding sequence ATGCCTTCAAAAGTCTATAACGAAGAAGATATGGAAGCCATTGGTTCCGATGTCATCCCCGATTCTCAAATCAACTACAATGATGCTATAGCTTATTGGTCTTCCGTCCCTGCGTCGGTCAACGGGGTGCTTGGTGGATTTGGTGAACAAACAGCGGTGCCCAAAGCAGACATAGTTGGGTCGTCCACTTTTCTTCGTAAATTGGCTACTCGAATGGCATGTCCTGACAATCAAACAAAGTATACGATAGACATGGGTGCGGGAATAGGTCGTATTACTAGGGACCTACTTTGGAAAATCAGCGATAAAGTGGACTTGTTGGAGCCCGTCAAGCCATTTGTTGACCAAATGGATAGAGAACTAGCAGATGTTGCCAAACGTGGAAAATTGGGCCAAATCTATCCTATTGGGATGCAAGATTGGCAACCCGATAAACAATACTGGCTAGTATGGTGTCAATGGTGCGTTGGGCAATTACCCGATGACGCTTTGGTTGAATTCTGGACTCGTTGTAGAAACGCATTGATGGAGAATGGTACTATGATTGTGAAGGAGAATATCGCACCTGGTGAAGAGGATATATTCGATGATACTGATAGTTCAGTAACAAGAACAgatgccaagttcagagaCTTGTTTGTTAAAGCAGGATTCAAGTTGATTGCCAGTGATATACAGAAAGGCTTACCTAAGGAATTGTTTCCTGTAAGAATTTACTGTTTGAAAGTGGCAACGTAA
- the CUP9 gene encoding homeodomain super — protein sequence MYVPEIMNSSTTTSSSTLPSISTLASTTNAYQSPRTPFSTTSTNTFANTNMAISTPPTQQMQQSQLQSQQHSSLSQRPSLPPLVKRISLPPISDILSSSSSNANSPSATTTASGPTQTTFAQHMLPPVSQLSSQTYNYYTTTNDRMRKLNKSPVIAHSTSATSIPTSMSPASNSYSSHQYQQYAPSPQQQQQQQQQQQSHIQTSVQVHLSHPSLARAQSFPQQSTPASSCSSSPSSLSSPQQQQQQQQQTNHQYSHHSYSHSHLAPANYYTGSQTPQSGLSPQQYSKRKTRNNLPKEITYVLLRWLNDHLNHPYPNSFEKNQLMLTTGLNQQQLSNWFINARRRKIKSLKEQKRMNKAKCPKAGTTYRSE from the exons ATGT ATGTGC CTGAAATAATGAATAGCtccacaacaacatcttcatcaacGTTACCCTCAATATCCACACTTGCAAGCACAACAAACGCTTACCAATCACCTCGCACACCATTCTCAACTACAAGCACAAATACATttgcaaacacaaacatGGCTATATCGACACCACCCACCCAGCAGATGCAGCAACTGCAGTTGCAACTGCAGCAGCATCTGCTGTTACTGCAGAGACCACTGTTGCCTCCATTGGTCAAAAGAATAAGCTTACCACCAATCAGTGATATCTTGAGCTCCTCAAGCTCCAATGCCAACTCCCCATCAGCCACCACTACTGCATCTGGCCCTACCCAAACCACATTTGCACAACATATGCTTCCACCAGTATCCCAATTATCCtcacaaacatacaattacTACACAACTACCAATGACCGCATGCGCAAACTAAACAAGTCACCAGTAATTGCACATTCCACGTCTGCAACTTCAATACCAACAAGCATGTCTCCAGCATCCAACTCGTATCTGTCAcaccaataccaacaatATGCACCTTCTcctcagcaacaacaacaacagcaacagcaacagcaatcTCATATTCAAACAAGTGTACAGGTACACTTATCGCATCCCAGTCTTGCAAGAGCACAATCGTTTCCACAACAAAGTACACCAGCTTCCTCATGCTCATCATCTCCAAGCTCTCTTTCATCaccacaacagcaacagcaacaacaacaacagaccAACCACCAGTATTCCCATCACTCATACTCACATTCTCACCTTGCTCCAGCAAACTATTATACCGGCTCTCAAACCCCGCAACTGGGCCTTTCTCCACAGCAATACTCCAAAAGAAAGACTAGAAACAATCTTCCAAAGGAGATAACATATGTCCTTTTGCGTTGGCTCAATGACCACTTGAACCATCCATACCCAAACTCATTTGAGAAGAACCAGTTGATGCTCACGACGGGGTtgaatcaacaacaattgagCAATTGGTTTATCAATgccagaagaagaaagattaAGCTGTtgaaggaacaaaaaagaatga ACAAGGCAAAATGTCCAAAAGCAGGAACCACATATAGAAGtgaataa